In a single window of the Pseudomonas entomophila genome:
- a CDS encoding aminodeoxychorismate/anthranilate synthase component II, giving the protein MLLMIDNYDSFTYNVVQYLGELGAEVKVIRNDEMTIAQIEALNPERIVVSPGPCTPSEAGVSIEAILHFAGKLPILGVCLGHQSIGQAFGGDVVRARQVMHGKTSPVLHRDLGVFADLNNPLTVTRYHSLVVKRETLPDCLEVTAWTAHEDGSVDEIMGLRHKTLNVEGVQFHPESILTEQGHELFANFLKQTGGRR; this is encoded by the coding sequence ATGTTACTGATGATCGACAACTACGACTCCTTCACCTACAACGTCGTGCAATACCTCGGCGAGCTGGGTGCCGAGGTCAAGGTCATTCGCAACGACGAAATGACCATCGCCCAGATCGAAGCCCTCAATCCCGAGCGCATCGTGGTCTCCCCCGGCCCCTGCACACCCAGCGAAGCGGGCGTGTCCATCGAGGCCATCCTGCATTTCGCCGGCAAGCTGCCCATCCTGGGCGTCTGTCTCGGCCACCAGTCCATCGGCCAAGCCTTCGGCGGTGACGTGGTGCGCGCACGCCAGGTGATGCACGGCAAGACCAGCCCGGTGCTCCACCGCGACTTGGGCGTATTCGCCGATTTGAACAACCCGCTCACCGTCACCCGTTATCACTCGCTGGTGGTCAAGCGCGAAACGCTGCCGGATTGCCTGGAAGTCACCGCCTGGACCGCCCACGAAGACGGTTCGGTCGACGAGATCATGGGCCTGCGTCACAAAACGCTGAATGTTGAAGGGGTACAGTTCCACCCCGAGTCCATCCTCACCGAGCAGGGCCATGAACTGTTCGCCAACTTCCTCAAGCAGACCGGCGGCCGCCGTTAA
- the coq7 gene encoding 2-polyprenyl-3-methyl-6-methoxy-1,4-benzoquinone monooxygenase, protein MATERHYSPLDRLLLQADTAMRTLLPFSGQPARPSPAIIQPDAELDEQQTRHIAGLMRINHTGEVCAQALYQGQALTAKLPQVRKAMEHAAEEEIDHLAWCEQRIRQLDSHPSVLNPLFYGMSFGIGALAGLVSDKVSLGFVAATEHQVCKHLDEHLEQIPVNDGKSRAILEQMRIDEEHHAESALEAGGYRFPAPVRFGMSLLAKVMTKSTYRI, encoded by the coding sequence ATGGCTACCGAACGTCACTATTCGCCGCTCGACCGCTTGTTGCTGCAGGCCGATACCGCCATGCGCACCTTGCTGCCCTTCAGCGGTCAACCTGCTCGTCCGTCCCCGGCGATCATCCAGCCGGACGCTGAACTCGACGAGCAGCAGACCCGCCACATCGCCGGCCTGATGCGCATCAACCACACCGGTGAAGTCTGCGCCCAGGCGCTCTATCAGGGCCAGGCCCTGACTGCCAAGCTACCCCAGGTGCGCAAGGCCATGGAGCATGCGGCCGAAGAAGAAATCGACCACCTGGCCTGGTGCGAGCAGCGTATTCGCCAGCTCGACAGCCACCCCAGCGTGCTCAATCCATTGTTCTATGGCATGTCCTTCGGCATCGGTGCCCTCGCCGGCCTGGTCAGCGACAAGGTCAGCCTGGGTTTCGTCGCGGCTACCGAGCATCAGGTGTGCAAGCACCTGGACGAGCACCTAGAGCAGATCCCCGTGAACGACGGCAAGTCCCGCGCGATCCTCGAGCAGATGCGCATCGACGAGGAGCATCATGCCGAATCCGCACTGGAAGCCGGCGGCTATCGTTTCCCGGCACCGGTCCGCTTCGGCATGAGCCTGCTGGCCAAGGTCATGACCAAGAGCACCTATCGCATCTGA
- a CDS encoding OsmC family protein, translating into MKARIQWAGEAMFLGESGSGHVVVMDGPPEAGGRNLGVRPMEMLLLGLGGCSSFDVVSILKKSRQAVESCEAFLEAERASEDPKVFTKIHLNFVVKGRGLKEAQVKRAVELSAEKYCSASIMLDRAGVEITHGYEIVELA; encoded by the coding sequence ATGAAGGCACGCATCCAGTGGGCCGGTGAAGCGATGTTCCTCGGCGAGTCGGGGAGCGGTCATGTCGTCGTGATGGACGGCCCACCCGAAGCCGGTGGCCGTAACTTGGGCGTACGCCCCATGGAGATGCTGCTGTTGGGTCTCGGTGGCTGCAGCAGCTTCGACGTGGTCAGCATCCTGAAGAAGTCGCGCCAGGCCGTGGAAAGCTGCGAAGCCTTCCTGGAGGCCGAACGTGCCAGTGAAGACCCCAAAGTGTTCACCAAGATCCATCTCAACTTCGTGGTCAAGGGCCGCGGGTTGAAGGAGGCGCAGGTCAAGCGTGCGGTGGAGCTGTCGGCCGAGAAGTACTGCTCGGCCTCGATCATGCTGGACCGCGCGGGCGTCGAGATTACCCACGGTTACGAAATCGTCGAACTCGCCTGA
- the trpE gene encoding anthranilate synthase component I, which yields MTREEFLRLAAAGYNRIPLACETLADFDTPLSIYLKLADQPNSYLLESVQGGEKWGRYSMIGLPSRTVMRVHGYHVSILQDGVEVESHDVEDPLAFVEAFKDRYKVADIPGLPRFNGGLVGYFGYDCVRYVEKRLGASPNPDPLGVPDILLMVSDAVVVFDNLAGKMHAIVLVDPAEEQAFENGKARLEGLLEKLRQPIAPRRGLDLSGPMAAEPEFRSSYTRADYESAVDRIKEYILAGDCMQVVPSQRMSIDFKAAPIDLYRALRCFNPTPYMYFFNFGDFHVVGSSPEVLVRVEDNLVTVRPIAGTRPRGATEEADRALEDDLLSDDKEIAEHLMLIDLGRNDVGRVSATGSVRLTEKMVIERYSNVMHIVSNVTGQLREGLTAMDALRAILPAGTLSGAPKIRAMEIIDELEPVKRGVYGGAVGYFAWNGNMDTAIAIRTAVIKDGELHVQAGGGIVADSVPALEWEETINKRRAMFRAVALAEQTPR from the coding sequence ATGACCCGCGAAGAATTCCTGCGCCTGGCCGCTGCCGGCTACAACCGTATCCCCCTTGCCTGCGAAACCCTGGCCGACTTTGACACCCCGCTGTCGATCTACCTGAAGCTTGCCGACCAACCCAACTCCTACCTGCTCGAGTCCGTGCAGGGGGGGGAGAAGTGGGGCCGCTACTCGATGATCGGCCTGCCGTCGCGCACCGTGATGCGCGTGCATGGCTACCACGTCAGCATCCTGCAGGATGGCGTCGAAGTGGAAAGTCACGATGTCGAGGATCCACTGGCTTTCGTCGAGGCGTTCAAGGACCGTTACAAGGTTGCCGACATCCCCGGTTTGCCACGCTTCAACGGTGGCCTGGTGGGTTACTTCGGCTATGACTGCGTGCGCTACGTCGAGAAACGCCTGGGCGCCAGCCCCAACCCGGATCCGCTCGGGGTGCCGGATATCCTGCTGATGGTGTCCGATGCCGTGGTGGTGTTCGACAACCTGGCGGGCAAGATGCACGCGATCGTCTTGGTCGATCCAGCCGAGGAGCAGGCGTTCGAGAACGGCAAGGCCCGCCTGGAGGGGTTGCTGGAGAAGCTGCGTCAGCCGATCGCCCCGCGCCGTGGCCTCGACCTCAGCGGGCCCATGGCCGCCGAGCCCGAGTTCCGCTCCAGCTACACCCGCGCCGACTACGAAAGCGCGGTGGATCGTATCAAGGAGTACATCCTTGCCGGTGACTGCATGCAGGTGGTGCCGTCGCAGCGCATGTCCATCGACTTCAAGGCCGCGCCCATCGACTTGTACCGTGCGCTGCGCTGTTTCAACCCCACGCCATACATGTACTTCTTCAACTTCGGTGACTTCCATGTCGTGGGCAGTTCCCCCGAAGTGCTGGTGCGTGTCGAGGACAACCTGGTCACTGTGCGCCCGATCGCCGGTACCCGCCCACGTGGTGCCACCGAAGAGGCCGACCGCGCCTTGGAAGACGATCTGCTGTCGGACGACAAGGAGATCGCCGAGCACCTGATGCTGATCGACTTGGGCCGCAACGATGTTGGCCGAGTGTCTGCCACTGGCAGCGTGCGCCTGACCGAGAAGATGGTGATCGAGCGTTATTCCAACGTCATGCACATTGTCTCCAACGTCACTGGCCAGTTGCGTGAAGGGTTGACGGCGATGGATGCGCTGCGGGCAATCTTGCCAGCGGGTACCTTATCCGGTGCGCCGAAGATCCGTGCCATGGAGATCATCGACGAGCTGGAGCCGGTCAAGCGTGGCGTCTACGGTGGTGCGGTGGGCTACTTCGCCTGGAATGGCAACATGGATACCGCCATCGCAATCCGTACTGCGGTGATCAAGGATGGCGAGCTGCATGTGCAGGCTGGTGGCGGCATTGTCGCGGACTCAGTGCCGGCGCTGGAGTGGGAAGAGACCATCAACAAACGCCGGGCGATGTTCCGTGCCGTGGCGTTGGCTGAGCAAACGCCCAGGTAA
- a CDS encoding SDR family NAD(P)-dependent oxidoreductase — translation MTRYAMITGASSGLGLALAEALARRGRNLILVARQRETLEPVAIELTQRFGVEVLFRACDLSQPLRLSGFVLELEEGERRIDLLVNCAGQRTYGPFLAHEWADEQDLLEVNILALSRLCHAIGNLMAIQGGGQILNVAGLAGVAPGPWMAAYAASKAYVMSFSEALREELRRTGIKVSVLCPGPIRSPRRRIPRLDGRTRCPSPEEIALYTVRALDKNRALIMPGRRNRWLAFAPRLLPRWLTRKLAGVIHRRYCPVGME, via the coding sequence ATGACCCGTTACGCCATGATCACTGGAGCCTCCAGCGGCCTGGGCCTTGCCCTGGCGGAGGCACTGGCGCGGCGCGGGCGCAACCTGATCCTGGTGGCACGCCAGCGCGAGACGCTGGAACCGGTAGCCATCGAGCTCACCCAACGATTCGGGGTCGAGGTGCTGTTCCGTGCCTGCGATCTCAGCCAGCCCTTGCGCCTGTCGGGCTTCGTGCTCGAACTGGAGGAAGGCGAGCGGCGTATCGACTTGCTGGTCAACTGCGCCGGACAGCGTACCTATGGGCCGTTTCTTGCCCATGAATGGGCCGACGAGCAGGACCTGCTCGAGGTCAACATCCTCGCCCTGAGTCGGCTGTGCCACGCCATCGGCAACTTGATGGCTATCCAGGGTGGTGGACAGATTCTCAATGTCGCGGGACTCGCCGGTGTCGCTCCCGGCCCCTGGATGGCTGCCTATGCCGCCAGCAAAGCCTATGTAATGAGCTTTTCCGAAGCGTTGCGTGAAGAGCTCCGGCGTACCGGAATCAAGGTTTCAGTGCTGTGCCCGGGGCCGATACGCTCACCCCGGCGCAGGATACCTAGGCTTGATGGTCGCACTCGCTGCCCCAGCCCCGAGGAAATTGCCCTGTACACCGTCCGTGCCCTGGACAAGAACCGCGCACTGATAATGCCAGGCCGACGCAACCGCTGGCTGGCCTTCGCCCCGCGCCTGCTACCACGCTGGCTGACGCGTAAACTGGCAGGGGTGATCCATCGACGCTACTGCCCGGTCGGCATGGAATAA
- the crp gene encoding cAMP-activated global transcriptional regulator CRP: MVSSALPAKIKNIDKLLGHCQRRRYAAKSNIICAGDRAETLSFIVKGSVTILIEDDEGHEMIIAYLNNGDFFGELGLFEPVGQEHQRSAWVRAKTECEVAEISYDKFRELARQDPEILYALGSQMAQRLRNTTRKVGDLAFFDVTGRVARCLLELCKQPDAMTHPDGMQIKITRQEIGRIVGCSREMVGRVLKDLEERSLVQVKGKTMVVYGTR; encoded by the coding sequence ATGGTCTCCTCAGCCCTTCCCGCCAAGATCAAGAACATCGACAAGCTGCTCGGGCACTGCCAGCGCCGCCGTTATGCGGCCAAGAGCAACATCATCTGCGCGGGAGACCGGGCCGAAACGCTGTCGTTCATCGTCAAGGGTTCGGTGACCATCCTGATCGAGGACGACGAAGGCCACGAAATGATCATCGCCTACCTCAACAACGGCGATTTCTTTGGCGAGCTGGGCCTGTTCGAGCCGGTTGGCCAGGAGCACCAGCGCAGTGCATGGGTACGCGCCAAGACCGAATGCGAAGTGGCCGAGATCAGCTACGACAAGTTTCGCGAACTGGCGCGCCAGGACCCGGAAATCCTCTATGCGCTCGGCAGCCAGATGGCCCAGCGCCTACGCAACACCACGCGCAAGGTGGGTGACCTGGCCTTCTTCGATGTGACCGGTCGAGTTGCCCGCTGCCTGCTCGAACTGTGCAAGCAACCCGACGCCATGACCCACCCCGATGGCATGCAGATCAAGATCACCCGCCAGGAGATCGGCCGGATCGTCGGTTGCTCCCGTGAAATGGTTGGCCGCGTGCTCAAGGACCTCGAGGAGCGCAGCCTGGTGCAGGTCAAGGGCAAGACCATGGTGGTCTACGGTACCCGTTAA
- a CDS encoding DUF2157 domain-containing protein, with product MERFDARDLARAVSAGILQPGQDRALLDFLRQQPQTSGSFQLAHVAFYFGALLIMGAMGWLLTEAWMRIGDSALLAIALLYIAAITLFALSLQRRGQPIAAGVLAAVAVSIVPLAVFAIERLLGWWPMDDAQGDYHQYYTYVQGGWLVMEAATVLAGLLMLRLVPFPFIVMPIAVALWFMSMDLTEWFYGDVFDWEQRRTVSLWFGLGMLLVFLVVDGRTERDYAFWGYLAGLAAFWGGLTLMDSGSEWGKFVYCLINLGLMGLAVLLRRPVFMVFGAMGVAAYLGYLSYEVFADSLLFPVVLTLIGLAVIGLGVLYQKQREALSAHLRAKVPARLLQLLPALRR from the coding sequence ATGGAACGCTTCGACGCCAGGGACCTGGCACGCGCCGTGAGCGCCGGGATACTGCAACCCGGCCAAGACCGGGCATTACTGGACTTCCTGCGCCAGCAGCCACAAACCTCCGGCAGCTTCCAGCTGGCTCACGTGGCGTTCTACTTCGGCGCATTACTGATCATGGGCGCCATGGGCTGGTTGCTCACGGAAGCCTGGATGCGCATCGGCGATTCTGCGCTGCTGGCCATCGCGCTGCTCTACATTGCCGCGATCACCCTGTTCGCCCTGTCACTGCAACGCCGAGGCCAACCCATCGCCGCAGGGGTGCTGGCGGCGGTGGCGGTCAGCATCGTGCCGTTGGCGGTGTTCGCCATCGAGCGATTGCTCGGTTGGTGGCCAATGGATGATGCCCAGGGCGACTATCACCAGTACTACACCTATGTACAGGGCGGTTGGCTGGTCATGGAGGCGGCAACCGTGCTCGCCGGCCTGCTGATGCTGCGCCTGGTGCCCTTCCCTTTCATTGTCATGCCGATTGCCGTGGCGTTGTGGTTCATGTCGATGGACCTCACCGAATGGTTTTACGGCGATGTCTTCGACTGGGAGCAACGCCGCACCGTTTCGCTATGGTTCGGCCTTGGCATGCTGCTGGTGTTTCTCGTGGTGGATGGGCGCACCGAGCGCGATTACGCCTTCTGGGGATACCTCGCTGGGCTAGCGGCATTCTGGGGCGGGCTGACGCTGATGGACAGCGGTAGCGAATGGGGCAAGTTCGTGTACTGCCTGATCAACCTGGGCCTGATGGGCCTGGCCGTGCTTTTGCGCAGGCCGGTGTTCATGGTGTTCGGAGCCATGGGGGTGGCGGCTTACCTTGGGTACCTTTCCTACGAAGTATTCGCCGACTCCCTGCTGTTCCCTGTAGTACTGACCCTGATCGGCCTCGCAGTTATCGGGCTGGGCGTGCTCTACCAGAAGCAGCGGGAAGCATTAAGCGCACACCTACGAGCAAAAGTGCCTGCCCGCCTTTTGCAACTGCTCCCAGCGTTGCGCCGTTGA
- a CDS encoding lipoate--protein ligase family protein: MTDQPLALTVEQGLHAEQDLLAAVCCGDRESGVLFWRPTDHALVMPRRMSRLENFEAACAELAIAGWPVLLRETGGEPVPQSHSTVNIALVYVAPRSEGDHGRIENAYERLCLPLCDVLREWGGVASVGEIDGAFCDGRYNVNLNGRKLVGTAQRWRQGLGGKRPVVLVHGALLLDNERESMVAAVNRFNECCELDQRCRADSHIALHEVVPEAPWFERLNQAYADVIGALPKD; encoded by the coding sequence ATGACCGATCAACCCCTGGCCCTGACCGTCGAGCAAGGCCTGCACGCCGAGCAGGACCTGCTGGCCGCCGTGTGTTGCGGTGATCGCGAGTCCGGTGTGCTGTTCTGGCGCCCGACCGACCATGCCCTGGTGATGCCACGACGCATGAGCCGTCTGGAAAACTTCGAAGCCGCCTGCGCTGAGCTGGCGATCGCCGGCTGGCCGGTGTTGCTGCGTGAAACCGGTGGTGAGCCGGTGCCGCAGTCCCACTCAACGGTGAACATCGCGCTGGTCTACGTGGCGCCGCGCAGCGAAGGCGACCATGGGCGGATCGAGAACGCCTACGAACGCCTGTGCCTGCCGTTATGTGATGTGTTGCGCGAATGGGGTGGGGTGGCTTCGGTCGGCGAGATCGACGGCGCCTTCTGTGACGGGCGCTACAACGTCAACCTCAATGGCCGCAAGCTGGTCGGCACTGCCCAGCGATGGCGCCAGGGCCTGGGTGGCAAGCGCCCTGTGGTGCTGGTGCATGGCGCACTGTTGCTGGATAACGAGCGCGAATCGATGGTGGCGGCGGTGAACCGCTTCAACGAGTGCTGCGAGCTGGACCAGCGCTGCCGCGCCGATAGCCACATTGCCCTGCATGAAGTGGTGCCCGAGGCACCTTGGTTCGAACGCCTCAACCAGGCTTATGCCGATGTGATCGGGGCATTGCCGAAGGATTAA
- the trpC gene encoding indole-3-glycerol phosphate synthase TrpC, whose amino-acid sequence MSVPTVLERIIARKFQEVAERSARVSLAELEAMAKLADAPRGFAKALIEQAKCKKPAVIAEIKKASPSKGVIREDFVPADIAVSYEKGGATCLSVLTDVDYFQGADAYLQQARAAVSLPVIRKDFMVDPYQIVEARALGADCVLLIVSALDDVKMAELAATAKDVGLDVLVEVHDGDELERALKTLDTPLVGVNNRNLHTFEVSLETTLDLLPRIPRDRLTITESGILNRADVELMEINEVYSFLVGEAFMRAEQPGLELQRLFFPDQVKKTVVQPLD is encoded by the coding sequence ATGAGTGTCCCGACGGTGCTGGAAAGGATCATCGCACGCAAGTTCCAGGAAGTGGCCGAGCGTAGCGCGCGCGTCAGCCTCGCCGAGCTCGAGGCCATGGCCAAGTTGGCCGATGCGCCGCGTGGCTTTGCCAAGGCCCTGATCGAGCAGGCCAAGTGCAAGAAACCGGCGGTGATTGCCGAGATCAAGAAGGCCTCGCCCAGCAAGGGCGTGATCCGCGAAGACTTCGTGCCAGCAGACATCGCCGTCAGCTACGAGAAGGGCGGTGCGACCTGCCTCTCCGTGCTGACCGACGTGGACTACTTCCAAGGTGCCGACGCCTATCTGCAACAGGCCCGCGCTGCGGTTTCGCTGCCGGTGATCCGCAAGGACTTCATGGTCGATCCGTACCAGATCGTCGAAGCCCGTGCCCTGGGTGCCGACTGCGTGCTACTGATTGTTTCGGCGCTCGACGATGTAAAAATGGCCGAGCTGGCCGCCACCGCCAAGGATGTTGGCCTCGATGTGCTGGTGGAAGTGCACGACGGTGATGAGCTGGAGCGTGCGTTGAAAACCCTCGACACACCATTGGTCGGGGTCAACAATCGCAACCTACACACCTTCGAAGTCAGCCTCGAGACCACTCTCGACCTGCTGCCGCGCATTCCGCGTGATCGCCTGACCATTACCGAGAGCGGCATCCTCAACCGTGCCGATGTCGAGCTGATGGAAATCAACGAGGTGTATTCGTTTCTGGTCGGTGAAGCCTTCATGCGCGCCGAGCAGCCGGGGCTGGAGTTGCAACGGCTGTTCTTCCCGGACCAGGTGAAGAAAACCGTGGTTCAGCCACTGGACTGA
- the trpD gene encoding anthranilate phosphoribosyltransferase, whose translation MDIKSALSRIVGHLDLSTEEMRDVMRQIMTGQCSEAQIGAFLMGMRMKSESIDEIVGAVSVMRELADKVELQNLDGVVDIVGTGGDGANIFNVSTASAFVIAAAGCTVAKHGNRAVSGKSGSADLLEAAGIYLNLTPVQVARCIDSLGIGFMFAQTHHSAMKHAAGPRRDLGLRTLFNMLGPLTNPAGVKHQVVGVFTQALCRPLAEVLQRLGSKHVLVVHSKDGLDEFSLAAPTFVAELKNDQITEYWVEPEDLRMKSQSLHGLAVEGPQASLELIRDALGRRKTENGQKAAEMIVLNAGAALYAADHAMSLAQGVELAHDVLHTGLAWEKLQELGAFTAVFKVENEA comes from the coding sequence ATGGATATCAAGAGTGCTTTGAGCCGTATCGTCGGCCATCTGGACCTGTCCACTGAGGAAATGCGCGATGTCATGCGCCAGATCATGACTGGCCAGTGCAGCGAGGCGCAGATCGGCGCGTTCCTCATGGGCATGCGCATGAAGAGTGAAAGCATCGACGAGATCGTCGGCGCGGTATCGGTCATGCGTGAGCTGGCCGACAAGGTCGAACTCCAGAACCTCGACGGCGTGGTCGACATCGTCGGCACCGGCGGCGATGGCGCCAACATATTTAACGTGTCCACGGCGTCGGCCTTCGTTATCGCGGCGGCCGGATGCACCGTGGCCAAGCACGGCAACCGCGCGGTTTCCGGTAAGAGCGGCAGCGCCGACCTGCTGGAGGCTGCCGGCATCTACCTGAACCTGACACCGGTCCAGGTGGCGCGTTGCATCGACAGCCTGGGCATCGGCTTCATGTTCGCCCAGACCCACCACAGCGCCATGAAGCACGCGGCCGGCCCGCGTCGTGATCTGGGCCTGCGTACTTTGTTCAACATGCTCGGCCCGCTTACGAATCCGGCCGGCGTGAAGCACCAGGTGGTCGGGGTCTTCACTCAAGCCCTGTGCCGTCCACTGGCCGAAGTGCTGCAGCGCCTGGGCAGCAAGCATGTGCTGGTGGTGCATTCGAAGGACGGCCTGGATGAGTTCAGCCTGGCCGCTCCAACCTTCGTCGCCGAACTGAAAAATGACCAGATCACCGAGTACTGGGTCGAGCCGGAAGACCTTCGCATGAAGAGCCAGAGCCTGCACGGCTTGGCCGTCGAAGGCCCGCAAGCGTCGCTGGAGCTGATCCGTGACGCGCTGGGCCGGCGCAAGACCGAGAACGGGCAGAAGGCCGCCGAGATGATCGTACTCAACGCAGGTGCTGCCCTGTATGCCGCCGATCATGCAATGAGTCTGGCGCAAGGTGTGGAATTGGCCCATGACGTGCTGCACACCGGCCTGGCTTGGGAAAAACTGCAGGAGCTGGGTGCGTTTACCGCGGTATTCAAGGTGGAGAACGAAGCATGA
- the estP gene encoding esterase EstP, with the protein MHKAPFLRTSLGALVFACSQAMAAPSPYSSLVVFGDSLSDAGQFPDLTGGTAGMRFTNRDANGNYAPVSPMILGGRLGFSDGSLGPSTSPTNQLRGIPDGNNWAVGGYTTQQILDSITTTSKAVIPPGQPGAGTVLRQRPGYLANGLGADPNALYYLTGGGNDFLQGLVTSPASAAASGARLAASAQALQQAGARYIMVWLLPDLGQTPSFSGTPQQGPLSQLSGVFNQSLVSQLAGIDAEIIPLNIPVLLQEALASPAQFGLASGQNLVGTCYSGGNCVGNPVYGANGTTPDPTKLLFNDSVHPTIAGQQLIADYGYSILAAPWELTLLPEIAHASVRAHQDELRNQWQTPWQAVGQWQAFVATGAQDLDFGSQRSAASGDGRGYNLTLGGSYRPDDAWRLGLAAGVYRQKLEVGQQDSYYKLDSYLASAFAQFRQGRWWADAALTAGHLDYRDLKRTFALGVNDRSEKGDTDGETWAVTGRLGYNLAADGSEWQLAPFVSADYARVKVDGYEEKSGRSTALGFDDQERTSRRLGVGMLGSVQVLQGTKLFAEVAREHEFEDDQQDLTMHLTTLPANDFTLTGYTPHSNLTRASLGVTHELVPGVNLRGNYNWRKSDELRQQGVSLAVSVDF; encoded by the coding sequence ATGCACAAGGCTCCCTTCCTGCGCACTTCACTCGGTGCCCTCGTGTTCGCCTGCAGCCAGGCCATGGCCGCGCCCTCTCCCTACAGCTCGCTGGTCGTCTTCGGCGACAGCCTGAGTGACGCCGGGCAGTTTCCCGACCTGACCGGTGGTACCGCGGGCATGCGTTTTACCAACCGCGACGCCAACGGCAACTATGCACCGGTGTCGCCAATGATCCTCGGCGGTCGGCTTGGTTTCAGCGACGGCTCGCTCGGCCCCTCGACGTCACCGACCAACCAGCTGCGCGGCATACCTGACGGCAACAACTGGGCGGTGGGCGGCTACACCACGCAACAGATCCTCGACTCGATCACCACCACCTCGAAAGCGGTCATACCGCCAGGGCAGCCCGGAGCCGGCACGGTACTGCGCCAACGCCCCGGTTACTTGGCCAACGGCCTGGGCGCCGACCCGAACGCCCTGTACTACCTGACAGGTGGCGGCAACGACTTCCTCCAGGGCCTGGTCACCAGCCCGGCCAGCGCCGCCGCGTCCGGCGCCCGCCTGGCCGCCAGTGCCCAGGCGCTGCAACAGGCAGGTGCTCGCTACATCATGGTGTGGCTGCTGCCCGACCTGGGTCAGACTCCGAGCTTCAGTGGCACGCCACAACAGGGCCCGCTGTCGCAGCTGTCCGGCGTATTCAACCAGTCGCTGGTCAGCCAACTTGCCGGCATCGATGCCGAGATCATTCCCCTGAACATACCGGTGCTGCTCCAGGAAGCCCTGGCCAGCCCTGCGCAGTTCGGCCTGGCCAGCGGCCAGAACCTGGTCGGCACCTGCTATAGCGGCGGCAACTGCGTGGGCAACCCGGTCTATGGTGCCAACGGCACGACGCCCGACCCGACCAAACTGCTGTTCAACGACTCCGTGCACCCAACCATCGCCGGCCAGCAACTGATCGCCGACTACGGCTATTCGATTCTCGCCGCGCCGTGGGAACTGACCCTTCTTCCCGAAATAGCCCACGCCAGTGTCCGCGCCCACCAGGACGAGTTGCGCAACCAATGGCAAACACCTTGGCAAGCAGTCGGCCAGTGGCAGGCCTTCGTCGCCACCGGCGCGCAGGACCTGGACTTCGGCAGTCAACGCAGCGCCGCCAGCGGTGATGGCCGGGGCTATAACCTGACCCTGGGTGGCAGCTACCGTCCCGACGATGCCTGGCGGCTGGGCCTGGCCGCCGGTGTGTACCGGCAGAAGCTCGAGGTGGGCCAACAAGATTCTTACTACAAGCTCGACAGCTACCTTGCCAGTGCCTTCGCCCAGTTCCGCCAGGGCCGCTGGTGGGCCGACGCGGCGCTTACCGCCGGGCATCTTGATTACAGGGACCTCAAGCGCACCTTCGCCCTGGGCGTGAACGACCGTAGCGAAAAAGGCGACACCGATGGCGAGACTTGGGCGGTCACCGGCCGCCTGGGCTACAACCTGGCAGCAGACGGCAGCGAATGGCAACTGGCCCCCTTCGTCAGCGCCGACTATGCACGGGTCAAGGTGGATGGCTATGAGGAGAAAAGTGGGCGCTCGACAGCACTGGGCTTCGATGATCAGGAACGCACGTCGCGGCGCCTGGGCGTTGGGATGCTGGGGAGCGTGCAGGTGCTGCAGGGCACGAAACTGTTCGCCGAGGTCGCCCGGGAGCATGAGTTCGAGGATGACCAACAGGACCTGACCATGCACCTGACCACACTGCCGGCCAACGACTTCACCCTGACCGGCTATACACCACACAGCAACCTGACCCGCGCCAGCCTGGGGGTGACTCATGAACTGGTACCGGGGGTAAACCTGCGGGGGAACTACAACTGGCGCAAGAGTGACGAGCTGAGGCAGCAGGGGGTGAGCCTGGCGGTGAGCGTAGATTTCTGA
- a CDS encoding histidine triad nucleotide-binding protein, with the protein MDDLFLKIINREIPADIIYEDDQILAFKDIAPAAPVHFLVIPKKHIRTLNDLTEEDKALAGHILFTAQRLAVEQGCEEGFRVVMNCNPKGGQTVYHIHMHVLGQRQMHWPPG; encoded by the coding sequence GTGGACGATCTATTCCTCAAAATCATCAACCGGGAAATCCCGGCGGATATCATCTACGAAGATGACCAGATTCTGGCCTTCAAGGATATCGCCCCCGCGGCGCCAGTACATTTCCTGGTCATACCGAAGAAACACATCCGCACCCTCAACGACCTGACCGAAGAGGACAAGGCCCTGGCCGGCCACATCCTGTTCACCGCCCAGCGCCTGGCCGTCGAGCAGGGCTGCGAGGAAGGTTTCCGGGTGGTCATGAACTGCAACCCGAAAGGCGGCCAGACCGTCTACCACATCCATATGCATGTGCTCGGTCAGCGCCAGATGCACTGGCCACCGGGCTGA